A genomic segment from Phragmites australis chromosome 6, lpPhrAust1.1, whole genome shotgun sequence encodes:
- the LOC133921975 gene encoding UDP-glucuronate:xylan alpha-glucuronosyltransferase 1-like, producing MRGFVCAHHTEKRHRLDRTFTSLSKKNCIGSYYAKDAKYKPFSALLPEGSSGKLLYVKLVLVLLMCGSFMGLLHSPSIHLADEQHLTQPEVSKASWMLHPDAPNSGYASSLKIDWSQIEMAVKEVARAEDGSGTRVALLNFDDDEIEEWRARMPRTEASAVHLDHVGSDVTWEHLYPEWIDEEELFGKPACPDLPEPTVATEVDGVAPQYDVVAVKLPCGRAASWSKDVARLHLQLAAVRLAALHGRWAAAHVLVVTRCFPMPNLFKCKDEVARYGDVWLYRPDVDELKQKLALPVGSCKLAMPFKALGEPYVSAAAQREAYATILHSEQLYACGAITAAQSIRMAGSDRDMVALVDETISTRHRGALEAAGWKVRTIRRIRNPRASRDAYNEWNYSKFWLWTLTEYDRVIFLDADLLVQRPMEPLFAMPEVSATGNDGTYFNSGVMVVEPCNCTFRLLAEHVGDIESYNGGDQGYLNEVFSWWHRLPSHANYMKHFWEGDTEERAAAKRRVLAADPPVALAVHFVGLKPWFCFRDYDCNWNVLSLRQFASDEAHARWWKVHDAMPQRLQGFCLLDERQKALLRWDVARAREANFSDGHWSVRIADRRRTICAGGGEACREREIAGRRVEGNRITTSYAKLLDNF from the exons ATGAGAGGTTTCGTTTGTGCTCATCATACAGAGAAAAGGCATCGCTTGGACAGAACttt TACCAGTTTGAGCAAGAAGAACTGCATCGGAAGCTACTATGCCAAGGATGCCAAGTACAAGCCGTTCAGCGCGCTCTTGCCCGAAGGCTCGAGCGGCAAGCTGCTGTACGTGAAGCTTGTCCTCGTGCTCCTCATGTGCGGCTCCTTCATGGGCCTCCTGCACTCGCCATCGATCCACCTTGCCGATGAACAGCACCTCACACA GCCAGAGGTGTCGAAAGCGAGCTGGATGTTGCACCCAGACGCACCGAATTCGGGGTACGCGTCGAGCCTGAAGATCGACTGGTCGCAGATCGAAATGGCGGTGAAAGAAGTTGCTCGAGCTGAGGATGGAAGTGGCACGCGGGTGGCGCTGCTGAACTTCGACGACGACGAGATCGAGGAATGGAGGGCGAGGATGCCGCGCACGGAGGCCTCCGCAGTGCACCTGGACCACGTCGGGAGCGACGTCACCTGGGAGCACCTGTACCCGGAGTGGATCGACGAGGAGGAGCTGTTCGGCAAGCCAGCGTGCCCGGACCTGCCGGAGCCCACCGTGGCGACGGAGGTGGACGGGGTGGCACCCCAGTACGACGTCGTCGCGGTGAAGCTGCCGTGCGGGCGGGCCGCCAGCTGGTCCAAGGACGTGGCGCGGCTGCACCTGCAGCTGGCCGCGGTGCGTCTCGCCGCGCTCCACGGCCGGTGGGCGGCGGCACACGTGCTCGTGGTGACGCGGTGCTTCCCCATGCCGAACCTGTTCAAGTGCAAGGACGAGGTCGCGCGCTACGGCGACGTGTGGCTGTACAGGCCGGACGTGGACGAGCTGAAGCAGAAGCTCGCGCTCCCCGTGGGATCCTGCAAGCTCGCCATGCCATTCAAAGCTCTGG GGGAGCCGTACgtctcggcggcggcgcagcgcgAGGCGTACGCGACGATCCTCCACTCGGAGCAGCTGTACGCGTGCGGCGCCATCACAGCGGCGCAGAGCATCCGGATGGCGGGGTCGGACCGTGACATGGTGGCCCTGGTCGACGAGACGATCAGCACGCGGCACCGGGGAGCGCTGGAGGCGGCCGGGTGGAAGGTGCGCACGATCCGGCGCATCCGCAACCCGCGGGCGTCGCGGGACGCGTACAACGAGTGGAACTACAGCAAGTTCTGGCTGTGGACGCTGACGGAGTACGACCGGGTGATCTTCCTGGACGCCGACCTGCTGGTGCAGCGGCCAATGGAGCCTCTGTTCGCGATGCCGGAGGTGAGTGCGACGGGGAACGACGGCACGTACTTCAACTCCGgcgtgatggtggtggagcccTGCAACTGCACGTTCAGGCTGCTGGCGGAGCACGTCGGCGACATCGAGTCGTACAACGGCGGCGACCAGGGGTACCTCAACGAGGTGTTCTCGTGGTGGCACCGCCTGCCCTCGCACGCAAACTACATGAAGCACTTCTGGGAGGGGGACACCGAGGAGCGCGCCGCGGCGAAGCGCCGCGTGCTCGCCGCTGACCCGCCCGTGGCGCTCGCCGTGCACTTCGTGGGATTGAAGCCGTGGTTCTGCTTCCGCGACTACGACTGCAACTGGAACGTCCTGTCCCTGCGCCAGTTCGCGAGCGACGAGGCGCACGCGCGGTGGTGGAAGGTGCACGACGCCATGCCGCAGCGCCTCCAAGGGTTCTGCCTCCTCGACGAGCGGCAGAAGGCGCTGCTGCGGTGGGACGTCGCGCGGGCGAGGGAGGCCAACTTCTCCGACGGACACTGGAGCGTCCGGATCGCCGACCGACGCCGG